From Bdellovibrio sp. KM01:
GGCTTTTTCGCCATCGCAAACGCTGTGTTGCTAATAGTTAGTGTGATCAAAGCTGCCAACAAGATTTTAGTCGTATTTGTGTTTGTCATGCCTCCTAGATCGGATCTAGGTCTTAGGACTTAAGGTCTCCCCGACGAGACTGGACCTTACCTAGACCTCTACTGGACCAAGGGTTAGCCAGGACTCAAGCTCGTCTTTCAAAATCCGATAATAGATAAGTAACCAAAAAAGGGAGTATCAGAATGAGTCAATACGATGTACCCGGTCTTTATAATTTCCTAGCTCACACACCAGAGGCGGGACTCAGAAAAATGTTCGTGGATGGCAAAGCCTTCACCGAAACTCACTTCAATCTTATGATGAAAATCGTTCGTGCTGGCGACGAAGCTAAATTCGTTGAGCACTTTGAAAAGCAGGATTTCCCTAAAATCAAAATGGGCCCTGCAGATGTGAAAATTAAAGAAAAATTCTGGTCCGAAGCGATGACAGTTTGGAACAGTCGTGGACTTCTTACTCCAGCTGTGGCAACTAAGGCGGCATGATCGCTTATCTTGCTCCGACAAAATTTTTGCCCGAACTGCAGGCCGAACTTAAAAACATCACCGCAGTTCACGGCAACCTGGTTCTAACTGATGGGCCCATCCAGACCTCTGTGTGGGCCCAAAACATTTGGACCAATGCAGAAATTATTCCGTTTGAATCCATATCCCAGGCAGTTAAGGCTTTGAAAAGCCGTGGCTTGTTGTGGGCTCTTTATTCCTTTGATAATCACAGACGCGCCCAACTGATTCAGGATCAGCTGCCTAAACTTCGTCCGCGCGTGCTGAATTTCTTGGATCCTTTACCGAAAGATCCCTTGGGTGCCTGGACCCTGATTGATAAAAACACTCTGCTGGTTTCAAGCCAAACGAACTCCCTTTTCCCATTGGGAGAAGTGGCTTTTAATGAAGACAAAGAGACCCCACCATCACGGGCTTACTTGAAATTGTGGGAGCTTTTTACGGTTTATGGAATTCGACCTTCCAAGGGCCAACGAGTCGTGGACTTTGGCAGCTGCCCGGGTGGTTGGACATGGGTTCTTCAACAAATGGGCTGCGATGTTATCAGCATTGACCGTGCACCATTGGATGAAAAAATCGCACGTTTGCCACGAATTGAATTTAAAAAAACCAATGCCTTCACGGTGAAGCCATCTGATATCGGGGCCATTGATTGGTTCTTTTCAGACATCATCTGCTACCCAGCTAAATTGTTAGAACTAGTTTTAGATTGGCAGCGTTCAGGACTTTGCCAAAACTTCGTTTGCACTATAAAATTTCAGGGTGGGACCGACTTTGAAACTCTTAAAAAGTTTCAAGAGTTGGAAAATGCACATATCGTGCATCTTCATCACAATAAGCACGAGGTTACCGTTTGGATCAGGAAATCTTCAAAAAACTAAGTCGCGAAGATGAGCTGGTAAAGCTCCTTATCGATTTGGCCACCGCTCAGGGTGAAGTTCTTTGTAAAGGCAAAACGGAAAATCTGATTAAAGTAAAAGCCGTGCATTGGCATTCCCAATCCAAACATCTGGAATGTCTTCTTGAGTCCCCGGAAAATTTGAAAACTGGCGAAGAGTTTTTGGGCTACTTTTTTTTAGGTGGCGAAAAATACTATTTCGAAGGTACAGCCACCGTTTACGGAAATCGCTGCCAGCTCCCTTTGCCAAAAGAAATATTTCACCTGCAGCGCCGGCAAAACTATCGCGTACGAATTCCGGCGGGCTTCCAGGCTTTTTTTGATATCACTCAGATCAATAACTCGGCCGTCAAAATTCATGCGAAATTGGGCGACCTGAGTGCTCAAGGCTGCCGACTGATCGAAAAAGAAACCGTCGCGACATTTAAAATGGGTGACATCCTTAAGGGTAAACTTCTGATCGCTAAGAATTCAGCAATTCAGCTCACTGCAGAAGTTCGTCACGTGAAAACCGAGGGTGGGAATCAAATGGTAGGGGTAGAGTTTCAGGGACTTACCCCTATTCAGGAAAACAACCTCTTTGCGCTCACGATGGAAATTCACAAAGAGGTCTTTAAACGCCAGTAGGACTATTCTTCAGTTCCTAATGGCGTGGCGGGCTTGGCTTTAATCGTCTCGTATTCTTTTTCGAGATCCCTATCAAAGTTCTTCTTTTTTTCTTTGGCTTGTTTCTTTAACTCTTCCTGGGCTTTTTTATTGTCCTGGTAGCGCTGGGTATAATCGCGGTGCAGTTGATTGAACTCATCATTCTTGGAGCGAATGTAATCATCGAA
This genomic window contains:
- a CDS encoding SAM-dependent methyltransferase; translation: MIAYLAPTKFLPELQAELKNITAVHGNLVLTDGPIQTSVWAQNIWTNAEIIPFESISQAVKALKSRGLLWALYSFDNHRRAQLIQDQLPKLRPRVLNFLDPLPKDPLGAWTLIDKNTLLVSSQTNSLFPLGEVAFNEDKETPPSRAYLKLWELFTVYGIRPSKGQRVVDFGSCPGGWTWVLQQMGCDVISIDRAPLDEKIARLPRIEFKKTNAFTVKPSDIGAIDWFFSDIICYPAKLLELVLDWQRSGLCQNFVCTIKFQGGTDFETLKKFQELENAHIVHLHHNKHEVTVWIRKSSKN
- a CDS encoding flagellar brake protein; its protein translation is MDQEIFKKLSREDELVKLLIDLATAQGEVLCKGKTENLIKVKAVHWHSQSKHLECLLESPENLKTGEEFLGYFFLGGEKYYFEGTATVYGNRCQLPLPKEIFHLQRRQNYRVRIPAGFQAFFDITQINNSAVKIHAKLGDLSAQGCRLIEKETVATFKMGDILKGKLLIAKNSAIQLTAEVRHVKTEGGNQMVGVEFQGLTPIQENNLFALTMEIHKEVFKRQ